Within Burkholderia cepacia GG4, the genomic segment TCGACAAGCGGCTGTGGACCGAGATCGCAACGCTCACGGGGGCGCGCTCGAATTCGACCGCGCTGGTCGGCACGCCCGAACAGGTCGCCGATGCGCTGCTCGACTACTACGACCTCGGCGTGACGACGTTCCTGATCCGCGGCTTCGATCCGCTCGAAGACGCGATCGACTTCGGCCGCGAACTGATTCCGCGCGTGCGTAGCGCCGTCGCGGCACGCGACGCGGCGCGCCGCGCAGCCTGACGCCAACGGAGACGCATGCCATGTCCGCCGTCCTGTCTTCTGCGTCGCCCACGCGCACCGCGTCGGGCCTCGCGCTCGCCGACACGCCGCGCCAGCATTTCTGGTTCGATCCGCCCGCGCCGCGCTTCGACGTCGCCGTCGAACGCCGCCACCGGCAGGAGCGCCTCGCGGCCGCGTTTCGCCTGTTCGCGCGCTTCGGCTTCGCGTCGGGGCTCGCCGGCCACATCACCGCGCGCGATCCGGAGCTGCCCGACCACTTCTGGGTGAATCCGCTCGGCGTGCATTTCTCGCAGATCAAGGTGTCCGACCTGCTGCTCGTCAACGCGCGCGGCGAAACCGCGATCGGCAGCCGGCCGCTGAACAAGGCCGCATTCGCGATCCATGCGGCGATCCACGACGCGCATCCGCACGTCGTCGCCGCCGCGCATACGCATTCGACCTACGGCAAGGCGTGGTCGACGCTCGGCCGCCCGCTCGACCCGCTGACGCAGGACGCATGCGTGTTCTACGAGGACCATGCACTGTTCGACGACTTCACCGGGATGGTCGTCGATACGAGCGAAGGTGCGCGGATCGCACACACGCTCGCGAAGCCCGACGGCAGCACGCACAAGGGCGTGATCCTGAAGAACCACGGGATCCTGACAGCCGGCCCGACGGTCGAGGCCGCCGCGTGGTGGTACATCGCGCTCGACAACGTCGCGCACACGCAGTTGCTGGCCGAAGCGGCCGGCACGCCGCAACCGATCGATCACGCGACCGCGCAACACACGCACGGTCAGATCGGCGGCCCCGACGGCGCGTTGCATGCGTTCGACAGCCTGTTCGCACGCGTCGTCGCCGACGAACCCGACCTGCTCGACTGAGCGCCCTTCCGCACGACCGGAACCGGAGACCACCGCATGACCGATACCACCGCACCCGCGCCGACCGGCGCGCAAGACCCCACACGCCGCCGGCTGCTGCGCGCGGCCGGCGCCGCCGCGCTCGCCGCGCCGGCGATCACGCTCGGCCGCAAGGCCTGGTCCGCGCCACCGCTGAAGAAGCTGACGTTCGCGTGGAACCAGAACGCGTTCTGCCTGACGCCGATCGTCGTCGCGCAGGAGCACGGCTTCTTCGAGAAGAACGGGCTGAAGGTCGAGCTGATCAACTACAGCGGGTCGACCGACCAGCTGCTCGAATCGATCGCGACCGGCAAGGCCGACGCGGCGGTCGGGATGATCCACCGCTGGCTGAAGCCGCTCGAAGCCGGCTTCGACGTGAAGATCATCGGCAGCTCGCACGGCGGCTGCGTGCGGCTGCTCGGCTCGAAGACGGCCGGCGTCACGACGCTGCAGGCGCTGAAGGGCAAGACGGTCGGCGTCAGCGACCTCGCCGCGCCCGGCAAGCATTTCTTCTCGATCCTGCTCGCGAAGAACGGCATCGATCCCGAGCGCGACATCACGTGGCGGCAGTATCCGGCCGACCTGCTCGGCGTCGCGGTCGACAAGGGCGAGATCCAGGCCATCGCCGATGGCGACCCGAACCTCTACCTGCTCGAGAAACGCAGCAACGGCGCGTATACGGAACTCGCGACGAACCTGTCCGGCGAATACGCGCGCAAGGTGTGCTGCGTGATCGGCGCGCGCGGCGAGCTCGTGCGCAACGACCGGCCGGCCGCCGCCGCGCTCGCGCGCTCGATCGTGCAGGCCACCGAGTACACGCACGACAACCCGAACGAAGCCGCGAAGGCGTTCGCGAAGTATTCGCCGAAGATCAGCCCGGAAGACCTGCGCAAGCTGTACGCGACGCTGACCTACACGCACCACCCGACCAACGTCGACCTGCAGCAGGAAATCGCGTTCTATGCGGACGATTTCCGCCGCATCAGCGTGCTGAAGAAGAGCACCGACCCGCAGCGCTTCGCGCAGCAGGTCTATGCGAACGTGCTGGGGTGACGCGATGTCGACGCTCGAACACGTGTCCCCCACGCGCACCGCACCGGTCGCAGCCGGCACCGGAACCGCCACGGCTTCGTCGCCCCGCATCGCGTGCACGGCCTGCGACGCGACGCTAGCTGCCGAAGCCCGCCGCGCACGCACCTGGCCCACCGGCGTCGTTGCCGCGCTCGCATGGGCCGCACTCGGCGCGGTCACGCACCTGTGGCCGAACCGCGTCGTCGGCTTCACCGACTGGGCGTACACCGACACGTTCGGCACCGCCGCATGGGCGATCGCCGCGCTGCTGCTGGCCGCCGCGACGCTCGGCCATCGCGTGCCGGCCACCCGCGCGCGGCTCGCCCGCGTGCGGCCGGCCGGCCCATGGCTCGTCGCGCTGCCGCTCGTGCTGGCCGTGTGGGAAATCGTCACCGCCAAGACCGGCTGGCTGCCGACGCCGTTCTTCGCGCCGCCGCAGGCGCTGATCGAGGTCTACGTCGACGACTGGCCGCGCCTCGTCGGCAGCGCCGGCAATACGCTGAAGCTGCTCGCGCTCGGGTTCGCATACGGCGTCGCGGTCGGGTTCGCGGTCGGCGTATCGATCGGCTGGTCGCGCCGCATCGGCTACTGGGTGCATCCGGTGCTGCGCGTGCTCGGCCCCGTGCCGGCCACCGCGCTGCTGCCGCTCACCTTCTATTTCTTCCCGACCAGCTACTCGGCCGCCGCGTTCCTGATCGCGCTGTCGACCGGCTTCCCGGTCGCGGTGCTGACGTGGTCGGGCGTCGCGAGCGTGAACCGGCAGTACTACGACGTCGCACGCACGCTCGGCGCGAACGCGCGCTTCCTCGTGTTGCGCGTCGCCATTCCGGCCGCGCTGCCGCACGTGTTCGTCGGCATCTTCATGGGGCTGAGCGCGTCGTTCACGGTGCTCGTCGTCGCCGAGATGATGGGCGTCAAGTCGGGGCTCGGCTGGTACCTGAGCTGGGCGCAGGGCTGGGCATCGTACGTGAACATGTATGCGGCGCTGATCGTGATGGCGCTGCTGTTTTCCGGGCTGATCGCGCTGCTGTTCGCGGTGCGCGACCGTGTGCTCGCCTGGCAGAAAGGAACCGTCAAATGGTAAGCGCCGCCGTTCTCGAACCGTCCGTCGCCACGCCGCCCGCCGCGCCCAACGCGGCGGCGCCGCGCGGCGCGCGCATCGACATTCGTCGCGTGAGCCATGCGTTCGACGGCCCCGGCGGCCCGCTGCCGGTGCTCGACGACGTCACGCTGTCGGTCGCGGCCGGCGAATTCGTCGCGCTGCTCGGCCCGAGCGGCTGCGGAAAATCGACGCTGCTGCGGCTCGTTGCCGGCCTCGAAGCCGCGTCGCAGGGCACGATCGCGCAGGACGGCGCGCCGATCGAGCGGCCCGATCCGTCACGCATCGTCGTGTTCCAGGATCCGACGCTCTATCCGTGGCGCCGCGTGCGCGCGAACGTCGCACTCGGCCTCGAAGCACGCGGCGTGGCGCGCACCGCGCAGCATCGCGTCGACGATGCGCTCGCGCGCGTCGGGCTGCAGGAATTCGCAAACGTGTTTCCGCATCAGTTGTCGGGCGGGATGGCGCAGCGTGTCGCACTCGCCCGCGCGCTGGTCAACGATCCGCGCCTCCTGATCCTCGACGAGCCGCTCGGCAAGCTCGATTCGCTGACGCGGCTCACGATGCAGGCCGAACTGACCGCGCTGTGGCAGCGCGACGGGTTTTCATCGCTGCTCGTCACGCACGATGTCGAGGAAGCGCTGTTTCTCGCGCAGCGCGTAATCGTGTTCGGGCCGCGTCCCGCACGCATCGTCGCGGAACTGCACGTCGACCTGCCCTATCCGCGCCATCGCGGCGACCCGCGTCTCGCCGAGCTGCGCCATGAAGCGCTGCGGCATCTCGGACTCGATGCGAGCTGGTAGATGCGTGGTGTCGTTCACGGGATTGCCGGTTCGCGGCAACGGCCGAGTCGATGAACGCGCCGCCGTTCGCCGACTGGGCGCTGCTGTTCCTGCAACTTCTGTATCGCGCGCAGGTCGCGCTGGCGCGCGTGCTGCATGCGGCCGGCCTGACCGGCGACGCGGACGGGCAGGCCGCGTGGCCGTGGGCGCACCGGATCGCGCTCGAAACGCTGCGCATCGACGCGGGGCTCACGCGACAGCTCGCGGTCGCGGTGGCCGCGACCGCGCTCGCCGTGGCGCTGGGCTGCGTCGCGATCGCTTCGCGCAAGTGGCGTGCGGTGTCG encodes:
- a CDS encoding ABC transporter ATP-binding protein; the protein is MVSAAVLEPSVATPPAAPNAAAPRGARIDIRRVSHAFDGPGGPLPVLDDVTLSVAAGEFVALLGPSGCGKSTLLRLVAGLEAASQGTIAQDGAPIERPDPSRIVVFQDPTLYPWRRVRANVALGLEARGVARTAQHRVDDALARVGLQEFANVFPHQLSGGMAQRVALARALVNDPRLLILDEPLGKLDSLTRLTMQAELTALWQRDGFSSLLVTHDVEEALFLAQRVIVFGPRPARIVAELHVDLPYPRHRGDPRLAELRHEALRHLGLDASW
- a CDS encoding ABC transporter permease, with translation MSTLEHVSPTRTAPVAAGTGTATASSPRIACTACDATLAAEARRARTWPTGVVAALAWAALGAVTHLWPNRVVGFTDWAYTDTFGTAAWAIAALLLAAATLGHRVPATRARLARVRPAGPWLVALPLVLAVWEIVTAKTGWLPTPFFAPPQALIEVYVDDWPRLVGSAGNTLKLLALGFAYGVAVGFAVGVSIGWSRRIGYWVHPVLRVLGPVPATALLPLTFYFFPTSYSAAAFLIALSTGFPVAVLTWSGVASVNRQYYDVARTLGANARFLVLRVAIPAALPHVFVGIFMGLSASFTVLVVAEMMGVKSGLGWYLSWAQGWASYVNMYAALIVMALLFSGLIALLFAVRDRVLAWQKGTVKW
- a CDS encoding ABC transporter substrate-binding protein, which codes for MTDTTAPAPTGAQDPTRRRLLRAAGAAALAAPAITLGRKAWSAPPLKKLTFAWNQNAFCLTPIVVAQEHGFFEKNGLKVELINYSGSTDQLLESIATGKADAAVGMIHRWLKPLEAGFDVKIIGSSHGGCVRLLGSKTAGVTTLQALKGKTVGVSDLAAPGKHFFSILLAKNGIDPERDITWRQYPADLLGVAVDKGEIQAIADGDPNLYLLEKRSNGAYTELATNLSGEYARKVCCVIGARGELVRNDRPAAAALARSIVQATEYTHDNPNEAAKAFAKYSPKISPEDLRKLYATLTYTHHPTNVDLQQEIAFYADDFRRISVLKKSTDPQRFAQQVYANVLG
- a CDS encoding class II aldolase/adducin family protein; the protein is MSAVLSSASPTRTASGLALADTPRQHFWFDPPAPRFDVAVERRHRQERLAAAFRLFARFGFASGLAGHITARDPELPDHFWVNPLGVHFSQIKVSDLLLVNARGETAIGSRPLNKAAFAIHAAIHDAHPHVVAAAHTHSTYGKAWSTLGRPLDPLTQDACVFYEDHALFDDFTGMVVDTSEGARIAHTLAKPDGSTHKGVILKNHGILTAGPTVEAAAWWYIALDNVAHTQLLAEAAGTPQPIDHATAQHTHGQIGGPDGALHAFDSLFARVVADEPDLLD